The region AGTCACTTCGGCATGGATGCCGAACACGATTTTTGGTGTAACAGGTGCTCTGCTCTTTTTACTCCTCGATACACCTGCCAGCTATAAAATAAAGGAAAGCCTTTCCAAGTTGTTTCTTATAGCTGTACTTTTAATTTCTTCGGTTACATTTTCTTCACAACTTCCAAATTTAACTGTGACTGCGAGTTCAGTAACTTACGATGCAACTTCACTAACATTCTCAGGAGATGTGATAGCGACTTTCAAAGAATCTCAAATTCAATGTGAATCTCTCACAGTTTATATAAACGATAAGGGTGCAGCAGAGAAAGTTTTTGCCTGCCAGGATGTCATATACAGAAAAGAAGATACACTTATCAAATCAAATACACTTTTATATACATTTTCAACTGAACATATGCTTCTTGCAAAAGTAAAAGGAGAGACAATCTACACCGATGAAGAAAAAGTTGAACACAAAATTTATTTTTATGGTAATACTATGCAAAAAGATCAGTCAGAATACGAAATAGAAAGAGGATATTTGACAACATGTGAGCTTGATCATCCACATTACAGGTTGCAGGCTTTGAATGTTGAATTAAAAGAAAATGAATATCTTGCTGCATATAACGCAATATTTTATATACTTGATATTCCTACAATTTACTTACCTGTTTATTTTGTATCACTTAAAGATGGTCCTCAACCATTCGCGGTAAGATTTGGCTACTCGAAGGACGAGGGATTATCATTTGAAAGTGAATACAACGTTACATTCAATGATGGTAGCATAGGAGCAAAAATAGGATGGATTGAATCGGGTTCTGAAAATGGGAGGTACGCGCAATTTGATTTGCAAAAGAAATGGAAGGATTTCAAGATAGATTCTTCTTACTATGTTCGCCAGCCACTGGATCAATCAGAAATTGAATACAGCCTTGATAGTGTTTTTTCCTATTCGAGTGGTATTTCAACAAAAATGAGGATGCTTTTTACAGATGAAAAGAGCTATATCTATTATCAGATTTCACCGATTAAGGAACTTTCTCTGGAACTTTCCAGATTGAGAACTTCTAATAGCGTGTACTGGGTCCTGCCATATATTACGTTGAAAAAAATATCTCTCTCTGCCTCACCTTTTTCTCTCAGTGTGAATTCTTTTTACCACAGAAGTACTGTCGAATATTCAGAAGGTTCATTGCTTGATCACCTGAAAGAAATTGACAGTCTTGGAAAACTTAACGCGACGCTTTCAATCAATCTTCCATCGCCATTCTCAACCTTTACGACGAGTTTCACGGGTTTTTATGAGATTGAGCAAATGAACTTCACAGAGAAAACCTACCTTTTGATAGATTCGAAATTGCCTCTGAAAACGGCGAGATTTTCTCTCGCATGGATGGATTTATCTGTTACGAATAATATTTATTCTGGTGTCCGGTTATCTATTAATAAAGACCCGGCTTATAGAATAGCCGATGTTTTTGAAGCCGGATTGACACTTAAGCCATTGAATTTTTTGAGTTTCTCGACGACATATTCCCGAACAGGTGTTCTTTCAAATGATATCTATTCTGGTTTTTCAAATTCTGAAGATGAATCTGAACTTCAGTTTCTTGCCAAGTTGAATGTGCCTACAACCTTGTTTCAATTTTCCACAACTTATGATTTACTCAATCGACAGTGGGATGATTTGATATTCAAGACGAGTACGGCATTCAAATTAGGATCAGTCGGCTTTGCCTTATACAGTAACACTGTGTACAAAACCCTCAGCGAAAAATTGTACAAAACTGATTTTGATTTCAATGTTTCCTACAAGACCCTGAAACACACAACAGAATTTACCTGCTACTATGGAGAGCAAACACCCGTTGATTTTATTACAAATACATTGACGATAAAAGGAATGGATTTTTTCTTTATGAAAAATCCAGATTTGAAAATCATTTATAAACTCACTCCATGGCCAGTGGATCTGCTGTCAGTAGAAGCAAAGGGTAGTTTCTATGTTGATGAAACCAGGCATGAATTTTCAGGTTTATACATAAAAAGCTCTTCAAGATTTAGAATCTCTTACGATTTCTCAGGTGCAGATCCATCTTTTGGAGTTTTTCTTGATCTCTATACTGATTCATGGACCGTGGAAAGTTTTGATGTTACAGTCAAGAAAGATCTTCACTGCTGGGGTTTAATTTTCGAGGGGCAGTTTTCTGCAGACCCGGCTTTTTCTGTTGAAAAATTGGCGTTTAAATTTTATATAAAAGAATTCCCAAAAAAGAGTTTTACTGTAGATCCCGTTACCGGTGATTTCAATATGGACGTCTTTTGATTTGACTGAGCTGTATTTTAGTGTTATACTAAAACCATGGAATATGAAAAATAGTGCTTGACATATCTGATCGTTTTATGGTATAATATTATTTAGCAGGGTTAAAGCCCTGCTTTTGTTTTTTAGTGGGTGACACAATGAAATTGATTAAATTGCTATTTTTTGTTTTTTCATTTTTTGTCGTTACTTCCTGTGTTGAAAGTACTATTACTCAAATTGATACGGATCTCATTCGTTATATTGCTGTTGCGTATAATAGGGGTCACAATCTAAGCCTGGAAGAAATCTCCAATCTCATTAGCGAAATCAGTTATGATGATGATGTACTCATAAATTACATGTACTTTGTCGGAAAGATCAGCCTTGAAGAGCTTTTACAGCAGCGTAAAGAACCTTCGATATACGATGAGCGCATAGTTTCATATCTAAAATCCACGTTATCCGAAAACGGATCTTCAGAATTACTGATCATTGATCACTTTGATGAAAATATCCCGGTTGAAGATCCAGAAGATTTTCTGAATCCGGAAGCTCGCGTGAATGATTCGCTATCTGAAAGAGTTTATGAACTTATAAAATATGATTATTTTTCGAAAGCAATGTTTTATCAGTGGTACAAAAAGTTTTATGATGAAGAACTTTCAGAGAGCCAGATTCGTAAATTTGCAGAGTTTCTTGTGAAGGTTGCAGAAGGTTATTCTTCTCTGACGGTAAAAAAAATAAGCCAAGTTGATTCGGAGTTTTTTCTACAAGAAGTAGATCTTGGATCTGTGCCCACAGAACTTGTGCTTGCAATTGCCTATGAGGAGTCAAGATTTTTTCCCGCTTCATTTAGATCAGAAATATCTGATGACATCTATGCTATTTCGCTTGGATTAACTCATATACTTCTCGACGCAGATTCTCTGGATATTTCATCGCAGTACAGTGACATAGGAGATGGAAATAAACGATATTGGACTTTTGAGTTGCTTGCCTTGCATTATTTTGAAGGTTTCTCAGGAGAAGATCTTCTCCAAATTCGAAGCGCCTTTCTTTTTGCGCGTACTTACCTTAGTTTGATAAAATGCAAGATAGAGTTAGAACTTTGCAAACAATAACTGTGATAAAATCTCTCCAGCGGAGGTATCAATTTTGGAAGATTATCTTCAGCAACTCGATGACGAGCAAAGAACAGCTGTTTTGAAATCTACGGGCAGATCGATAATAATAGCAGGTCCCGGCTCGGGAAAGACAAGGGTTATAACTTACAAACTTTTACACCTTTTGAAAACAGGAATAAAGCCTTCAGAAATACTCCTGGTGACATTTACAAGGGCTGCAGCAAATGAGATGATTGATAGAGCCAGGATGTTGACCGGTATTGATCTTGAAGGTATAACAGCTGGCACTTTTCATCATATATGCAATTTAATCCTTAGAAGGTACGCCAGGAAAGTTGGCCTTTTTCCAAATTTTACAATACTTGATGAAGAAGATTCCAAAAGCCTTATAAAACACGTTAGAACTATGGTTCTTGAAAGAACCGGAGAAATAAAGCATTTTCCTTCACATGGTGTGCTTCAGAAGATTTTCTCTTACGCTACAAATACAATGAGCACACTTCACTCAGCTTTGTTGAAAATTAATCCAAAGTATATCGATTACGAAAAAATAATCGAAGATATATACAGAGAATATACTATCGAGAAAAGAAATCAAAATTGTGTGGATTACGATGATTTACTCGTATTTGCAGTTCAGGTGCTTCAGGACAGCGACATAAGATTGCGTGAATCGCGTAAATACAAATGGATACTTGTGGATGAATTTCAGGATACCAATATTCTGCAACTTAATTTGATAGAACTGTTGTCCAGCTTTCATAAAAACATAGTGGTTGTTGCAGATGATTCGCAAAGTATTTACTCATTTAGAGGTGCACGCTATGAGAATGTTAGAGATTTTATGAAAATAGATGGCACCAAACTTTTCAAGATCCAGACGAATTACAGAAGTGTAGAACCAATAGTGAAATTGATAAATGCAACTATACCAAAAAGGTCTGTTCCAAAAGTTCTGAGGGCAGTGAAATTTTCTGATCAAAAACCCATCGTTATTAAAACTTCAGATAGGCAGGAAGAAGCTGCCTATGTGAGCAAACAGATTTTGAGGTTGATAGAACAGGGCTTTGATCCTGAAGAAATAGCGGTTCTTTACAGGAGTCATTCCCACTCTCTTGAGCTTCAAATAGAACTTTCAAAGCAGCAGATAGATTTTAAAATACTTTCAGGCATTAGATTTACTGAGACAGCACATGTAAAGGATATAATAGCCTTTCTGAGAATTCTTCAGAATCCACGCGAAAAAATCTCCTGGATTAGAGTGGCAAGATTATTTCCCGGTATTGGGGCGAAAACTGCTTCAAATCTTGCTGAACATGCTTATGGTGCCGCTTTACAGAATGATGTATCTTCAATTCTGGATGGATTCTCTCAGAAAAAAGGGCAAATTCTGGAGATAAAGAAATTGCTTAGCGAAATGCAGGAGGAATCAACCGTCTCTGACAAAATATCCTTTCTCTATGAAAGTTTCTATCAACAGTACCTTCAGGATAATTATCCAGATTATAAAGAAAGGCAACAGGATATAGAAAGATTGATAGAGGTAGCGCTCAGGTACAATTCCTTAGAGCATTTTTTATCTGACTTGACAGTAAATGAAGATGTTCAGAATAATGTTTCGAAAGGGCAAAAAATTACACTCACGACAGTGCATCAAGCTAAGGGTTTGGAGTGGGATGTTGTTTTCGTAATAAGTGTTAATCCTGGAGATTTTCCAAGTTACTATGCCCTGATGGAAAATAATATTGATGAGGAAGAGAGAATTTTTTATGTTGCAATTACCAGACCAAGAAAATTGTTGTATTTAGTTACTCAGCAATACCCATCTTCTCCATACATGTACTGGGCTAAAGCTGTTGATTTCTTGCAGAAAATACCTGAAGAATTGGTTGATATTTATGACACCTCCTATTGAAAGGTGAGTGTCTGAATGCTCATAAGATTCCATGGTGAAAACTTATTGTATTTCAACAATTTCGATATTGAATTTGACGAGCAATTGAATGTTATAACAGGTGAAACGGGGGCAGGAAAATCAATTTTGCTTAAAGCCCTCCAGGCTCTTTTAGGAAACAAAACAGAATTACCAGCAGGTAACGGGTGTTATCTTGAGGCGTTGTTTGATCCGTCGGAAAACTTAAAACGGCAGTTGAGAGATCTATCCTTAGAAGAGGATGAACTGGTAGTTTCTCTCACAATCGGAAAAAGATGGGTTTACAGGTTGAATGGTAGAATGTTTCCACAGAGTACAGTTGCTCAACTTTTTGAAGATGAGGTGCAGTTTCATCAGCAGAACTCCCAAACGAGCCTGTTGAAACCGCGTAATCAAATAGCTTTGATCGATTCGTTTTACGATAGCAAAGAGCTTCTTGAAGAGTATCAAAATGTGTACAGAGAGTACAGAGAGACTGAAAAATATCTATCTGATCATCATGAAGAAATCCTTCAAAAGAGACTTGATGAACTGCAAGCTCAACTTGAGTATTTTGAAAAAGTAAATCCATCGCTGTCAGAAGAAAAAGAGCTCAGAGAAAAATACGAGAGAATGGTTAAGTTCCAGGAGCTTTCGGAGATGCTCGCTGTAGTTCTATCAATCCTTGAAGGAGAATCTGAAGGTAGCTTGAGGAATCTCTGGAATATTTTACACAAACTTGAGAAGAACAAGCATTTGCTCCCGACAGGATTTGTGGAATTACTTGAGGAAATAGTTGAAAAATCTGAGGAGCTCTCAAGAATTGCGAAAACAACACTTGAAGAAATGGAGATCGAGGATTTGAGGAGTATTGAAGAACGTATCTGGGATTACAACGAATTGAAAAGACGTTATGGACCAGAATTAGAAGACGTGATGAAATATTACGAGAACATAAAACAGGAAAGAGATCGTTTAGCTGAGGAGTTGCTGAAACTGAAACAGGCTGTGCAGAAGATATCTGTATTGAGAAAAAATGCCTTTGATCTTGCAAAGAAAATTCATAGCGCAAGAATTGAAGCCGCAAAGCAGCTCGAATATCAGATTGAAAATCATTTAAAAGATTTATCCATGAGTACAAAACTTACTATTTCAATCAGAGAATTAAAAGATCTCACGTTAACAGGTATAAGCGAAGTTGATTTTCTAATCCTTTCGCACAAAAATGAACAGGCTCCAATGAAAAATGTCCTGTCTGGCGGGGAATTATCCAGAATGATGCTGGCTCTGGAATTAGCAATAGCGAACAGATTTTTTTCGAAAACTCTGATTTTCGATGAAATAGATTCTGGTATAGGTGGTTTGACGGGTAATGTTCTGGGAATAAAGCTGAGTAAAGTTTCTAAGAGTCTCCAGACCATCGTAGTTACTCACTTACCTCAGATTGCACGTTTCGCAGACAGACATTTTGTTGTTGAAAAGACTGAGCAATCAAAAATGATTTTAAAAATGTTGTCCGGTGAAGAAAGAAAAAAAGAGATGGTCAGAATGATTGGCGGAGAACAGATCCTGTGGGGTGAGGAATCGTGATAAAGTTTGGGACAGGTGGTATCAGAGGATTGATGAAAGAAGGCGAGTTCGATGAAAAGCTTGTGGAGCAAGCAAGCAGAGCTGTTGCATCTTGGATGGTAGAAGAAGGTTTGAAAACGATTGTGATAGCTTATGATACGAGAATGAATTCTGATCTTTTTGCCAAAATAAGCGCTTCAGTCATTTCGTCTTTTGGCATTGAGGTATACCTTTTTCCAGAACCAGTTCCAACCC is a window of Pseudothermotoga elfii DSM 9442 = NBRC 107921 DNA encoding:
- a CDS encoding YjgP/YjgQ family permease encodes the protein MFCLGILTKYIIKLSVGPMLIGLAGFVIFVSVEILYQLSDLIVRHRVGIFVLLKVLYYYLPYFVALGIPVGILLSIFWVLSQLSTDHELMALQVHGISLKVLIVPFLILSIALSFVTYVLSDRIVPLYNQKADSVISKYVYKRPEVFISENVLTKIDESQYFYVKKYDRQNGILEDVVLFRNEPSEEEIITAKRVVKEKNKWFMYDGKMYRVDKDGVLRFDISFNKVELDLQEDIESIMRVGKTPKDMRSEELKERIDTFKKLGVDPAPWIVELHTRYSLSLGPVIIVLVGIPLSLMFNLKSKSWGVILTFVIVVLYQGSGAWLGAMGKERLVDPVTSAWMPNTIFGVTGALLFLLLDTPASYKIKESLSKLFLIAVLLISSVTFSSQLPNLTVTASSVTYDATSLTFSGDVIATFKESQIQCESLTVYINDKGAAEKVFACQDVIYRKEDTLIKSNTLLYTFSTEHMLLAKVKGETIYTDEEKVEHKIYFYGNTMQKDQSEYEIERGYLTTCELDHPHYRLQALNVELKENEYLAAYNAIFYILDIPTIYLPVYFVSLKDGPQPFAVRFGYSKDEGLSFESEYNVTFNDGSIGAKIGWIESGSENGRYAQFDLQKKWKDFKIDSSYYVRQPLDQSEIEYSLDSVFSYSSGISTKMRMLFTDEKSYIYYQISPIKELSLELSRLRTSNSVYWVLPYITLKKISLSASPFSLSVNSFYHRSTVEYSEGSLLDHLKEIDSLGKLNATLSINLPSPFSTFTTSFTGFYEIEQMNFTEKTYLLIDSKLPLKTARFSLAWMDLSVTNNIYSGVRLSINKDPAYRIADVFEAGLTLKPLNFLSFSTTYSRTGVLSNDIYSGFSNSEDESELQFLAKLNVPTTLFQFSTTYDLLNRQWDDLIFKTSTAFKLGSVGFALYSNTVYKTLSEKLYKTDFDFNVSYKTLKHTTEFTCYYGEQTPVDFITNTLTIKGMDFFFMKNPDLKIIYKLTPWPVDLLSVEAKGSFYVDETRHEFSGLYIKSSSRFRISYDFSGADPSFGVFLDLYTDSWTVESFDVTVKKDLHCWGLIFEGQFSADPAFSVEKLAFKFYIKEFPKKSFTVDPVTGDFNMDVF
- a CDS encoding DNA repair protein RecN; protein product: MLIRFHGENLLYFNNFDIEFDEQLNVITGETGAGKSILLKALQALLGNKTELPAGNGCYLEALFDPSENLKRQLRDLSLEEDELVVSLTIGKRWVYRLNGRMFPQSTVAQLFEDEVQFHQQNSQTSLLKPRNQIALIDSFYDSKELLEEYQNVYREYRETEKYLSDHHEEILQKRLDELQAQLEYFEKVNPSLSEEKELREKYERMVKFQELSEMLAVVLSILEGESEGSLRNLWNILHKLEKNKHLLPTGFVELLEEIVEKSEELSRIAKTTLEEMEIEDLRSIEERIWDYNELKRRYGPELEDVMKYYENIKQERDRLAEELLKLKQAVQKISVLRKNAFDLAKKIHSARIEAAKQLEYQIENHLKDLSMSTKLTISIRELKDLTLTGISEVDFLILSHKNEQAPMKNVLSGGELSRMMLALELAIANRFFSKTLIFDEIDSGIGGLTGNVLGIKLSKVSKSLQTIVVTHLPQIARFADRHFVVEKTEQSKMILKMLSGEERKKEMVRMIGGEQILWGEES
- a CDS encoding ATP-dependent helicase, with the translated sequence MEDYLQQLDDEQRTAVLKSTGRSIIIAGPGSGKTRVITYKLLHLLKTGIKPSEILLVTFTRAAANEMIDRARMLTGIDLEGITAGTFHHICNLILRRYARKVGLFPNFTILDEEDSKSLIKHVRTMVLERTGEIKHFPSHGVLQKIFSYATNTMSTLHSALLKINPKYIDYEKIIEDIYREYTIEKRNQNCVDYDDLLVFAVQVLQDSDIRLRESRKYKWILVDEFQDTNILQLNLIELLSSFHKNIVVVADDSQSIYSFRGARYENVRDFMKIDGTKLFKIQTNYRSVEPIVKLINATIPKRSVPKVLRAVKFSDQKPIVIKTSDRQEEAAYVSKQILRLIEQGFDPEEIAVLYRSHSHSLELQIELSKQQIDFKILSGIRFTETAHVKDIIAFLRILQNPREKISWIRVARLFPGIGAKTASNLAEHAYGAALQNDVSSILDGFSQKKGQILEIKKLLSEMQEESTVSDKISFLYESFYQQYLQDNYPDYKERQQDIERLIEVALRYNSLEHFLSDLTVNEDVQNNVSKGQKITLTTVHQAKGLEWDVVFVISVNPGDFPSYYALMENNIDEEERIFYVAITRPRKLLYLVTQQYPSSPYMYWAKAVDFLQKIPEELVDIYDTSY